ACAGAAAATCTGAACATGCAGCAAATTTTACCAGCAATGAGAAAGGCAAAAGAGTCCATGGCAGAAGATTTAATTAAAGGGAAGACTAATGCTCCTAAAGAGAAGACGTTTTGGATGAGAGATCCAAAGACCGGAAACTGGATTCCCGAGAGCCATTTTGGTGAGATTGATGCTGCCGATTTGAGGGAGAAATTCCTTTCGAGAAAGGAGAAATTCTAAATTAGACAACTCTATGCTTGTACAGCATGATAAACTATGCATATTCTATCTTTAATCTCTGCTTGTTAATTTTCCCTTTTTTCATAATCAAATTTATAGAATGTATATCTCAAACACTAGTCACGCTAGACTATGCATTGCGTTCAAAATTGTCAACCGAATACAATGTGATCGATCATGTTCAACTCTGTAACGTAACGAGTTTCTATCAACAGAAGaccaaaaatattacataacTATAAGTATAGCTGAATCAATTCATCACTAACAACAGATGGAGTGAGTACACCAAGATCCGTAAAGAGTAATGTCAAATACCGAGGAGGGGTATAATCCCTAGCTGATGTTTCGACCTCCACCTTTGATGGAATGGGTACACCAAAATCAATTGGGCGTAAGGCAGGAGCCAAGTCTTTCTGATCCAATGGATAAAGGCGGGCAAACTGTACAGTAGAGAATCCATATGTAACTAATTGTGAATTGAGAGAATATTTATCGGAGAACCAAATTCCAATAGCCCGTGCTAAGATTCAGTTAATTATATGTCAATTTTAAAACACAGCATAACAAGGTgccattaaaaaaaatgtgaaaatgaCAAGATTCAACTTAAGGTATAGATGCAAGATTCCACATACCTTATAACTTTCGGCAGCCACATATACAGGTTTGTTCATGCTGTGTGCCACTAGTGCAATTTGGTATGTTCCCATCATGTTAATTATACCGCCACTCTCGACAACTCCATCTGCTCCAACAAATACCATGTCTACTTCATCCATAGTATAGGCCACAGCAGAGTCTATAAGAAGTTTCACAGGTACATCAAGCTTGGCTAGCTCATTGGACAACCTTAATCCTGTTCTATCAGGTCTTCCCTCTGTAGTTTTGGAAATTATCAAGAAGTCAAATAGAGACTAaagaatacaaaaaaaaaaatcaatcaaccaATTGGCTCGAGACCTAAAAGCTATAGTAGAGCGAACCTATTAATCAGAAACCAGAATTTCATTACCAACAAACGAGCTACAAGACATTGAGCAAAAACACAGATAAAATAGGTGAGCTAACTCTGAAAAACGACTGATCAAGATAATAATCTAGCATAGATATGGGTAAagggacacttggacacggacacaaaacagtgttattttaaggtttcctacGTTAAAAATGTAGTTTTGTGTCCAAAACGCCAAGTTTCCGACATGTTTCTGAAACGGAAAACGTTAATTGAATGAAGTATCCGTGCTACATAGTCTTGAGCACAACCACACGCAAACAGTTTAAAGATATTATATAACTTTTACCCTGCACATGCATATTTAAACAAATGCGAGAGAATGTTCGGAAACAAACCTGTGCAAAACACTCGAAAGAGCTTCTTATTCTGTGCAGCTGTCTTCAGAACTTCAAACACAACTCTAGAGAAACCATGCACCAAAATAGTACAGCcatcaaaaataaaatcctGACTAAGCACAGCAATAATTCTACGAGCCTGCAATGTGAAACAACAAACGTCCTCTTTAAATAGCACATTAACCCATTAATCACTTCATGAAGCTCTACATGTACCAAAGAAACAATACCTTATAAGATATCTCTCCAAACTTCTCCGCACGTTCAATCAAACGAGACTTAGCCGAATTGAAATCCTCATACTCCAGTGCCGAAGTTCTCGTTACATACCGCGTAAACAAATCACAACCGGCTGTCAAAGATATAGAGGTAGTATCCCATGACTGCATTCAACACACATAAAACACACAGTTTTAGGTTTAAATGaactaattaaacaaaataaacaagAATAAATCGCAATTAGCATAcaagaaaatcaaattaaataaataactgCACTAACTTTAAGTGAATCGGAGGCTTTTTTAAGCTCAATTTCAAGCTCCATCATAGTAGTAGCTTCACTGTTTCTAATAACAGCAGCCAGCGCTCTAATCGCGGCAACTGCCTCCGCCAAATCAGGTTGTTTCCGCCAATTATTAAACTCATCAATCACACTAAACGGCTTTTCCGCAGCTCTGACGTCATTTTCCGGAACCAAAGCATCTTCCGGCTGGCTGCCAACGGCAGCTTGCGCCTGCGCCAGCCAGTCACTCGTGACGACGCCGTGGTGGGCGGCGCGTGTCTGATAATAAGCGGACATCGCGTTGGTGTTGTTAGGGTTGGGGTTTTGAAGAGTATCCGCCATGGAGGAGAGGGGAGGGGAAGAGTTAGAGCAGAGTGTTAGGGTTTCTGCGTTTGGTTGTACGCCGGCGTTGTTGTGACGGTTGTCGAGAATGAAAGAAGCTGATCTCCACCACATCTGATGTGTCGAGTAAGGAAGGAAAGAAAATTAGTTGTGTTTTTGACGGGAGGCTCCGTCACTTTCTCGGGAAAATGTTTAAGGAGTAATCGGGTTTATTTCTGTTGTTATTCTTAATTTGATCCAGGATTACAAGATTAGTTTTGTTTTGGTTAGCGTGTAAAACGGTGTCGTTCGGTGAGCGCCTGCCTGGCAACCTGAATTCCTCTAGTTGGGCCGGATTTGATGTTCGGATCATGGTTGTTTTGGGCTTATCAAGTCAAGTTTGCTCTAAATATCGAGTTGGGTCCATAAACACTAGTTATATATCTATCTACATACATGGATGTTTTATTTTAGAGGCATTTGTGAAATAtgatttttctaaaatttaaaattttaccatttttctTATAAGATTACAATTGtattatttagaatatttttttcttttgcaaCTTTAATCGGGTCATTTTCTTGATCATTCCTCATCTACTACAGAGCAAAACTAGAGAAATAAACAAATGGGAaagtagtatatttttttttttagatttatgaTCCTTTATTATTAAAGAAAGGTCTTTCTTCTTTGTTGTATAGCAACCAAATTGGCTTAATAAGTCCCACTCATAACATATTGGTTTTTTTATTCCACTTTTATTGGTTGGATGGAATACACTCACAACAACATAGTACTAATAATAATGTTTAATAAtatgaattataataataatattttttttaaatatctttcgATTAATCGAAGCAATTGGATGTCTATCCCCTTCGCAATACACTTTCGGTCTGCATCTTTTGCTACATACTTGCTTCAGAGTTTTTACTTGAACCAAATTGCATGATGTGTGTGCCATTCCAAAATGTTCGTGCGAATTATTCACTCAACTAACAAAGAGATTTTGGCAAAATTATGAAActgatatataataaataaatgaatacataTAGAAACTGCAAATGCGGGACAATTTTTATAGACCTTATGTAATGGGTCAAATGagtgtttttatcaattttttatcaCGAAACTACGTACTTTTAAAGTTGCCGATAAGattgtaatttaaatttgatatatataatttgtaacatacacaattgttactttttgttttaactaatttaacataaaaatttaaataaaaaacggGAGTTATATTTGTGTTAAAACATATCAGAGATCTTAAAACGGCTAACACATATTTGGTATACttgtaaaaagttaaaacacttatatgaagaaaaaaaataagttcAGACACACTAAAGtagaatattttaaataacttaaGACAtcaataacataaatttttatataaatagatatgtataatatatttagaaatatattatttttatatgattggattatataaataaattttataatatctttgaTATAGAATATAATCCATCAGCTGTATGCACTTTGGAATTGACAAAGAATATTCAACTAATTACAATACTATCTTCAAGTATTctacataaatataattatttttggttcatccaatttttcaaaaagaatGGTAGTgcaattgaatttctaactaACTAATTGCACtaagtaattattaaattaactattaagcacttttcataaaataaacaGAGAGAGTTTGATTGTAAATGTAAGTTTTGGTTAAAGTTTATAGTTAATTAGATTATAGACAATAAGCATCCCCATGATAAGAGAATGGTCCATAGATGGCTCAACCACCATTGTCAAAACATCTTCTCCAAATATAATCCCTCCCGTTGATTGCTTT
This window of the Mercurialis annua linkage group LG5, ddMerAnnu1.2, whole genome shotgun sequence genome carries:
- the LOC126682622 gene encoding uncharacterized protein LOC126682622, which codes for MAKLRFNNFLLLSKRSYAVATENLNMQQILPAMRKAKESMAEDLIKGKTNAPKEKTFWMRDPKTGNWIPESHFGEIDAADLREKFLSRKEKF
- the LOC126682620 gene encoding uncharacterized protein LOC126682620; the encoded protein is MWWRSASFILDNRHNNAGVQPNAETLTLCSNSSPPLSSMADTLQNPNPNNTNAMSAYYQTRAAHHGVVTSDWLAQAQAAVGSQPEDALVPENDVRAAEKPFSVIDEFNNWRKQPDLAEAVAAIRALAAVIRNSEATTMMELEIELKKASDSLKSWDTTSISLTAGCDLFTRYVTRTSALEYEDFNSAKSRLIERAEKFGEISYKARRIIAVLSQDFIFDGCTILVHGFSRVVFEVLKTAAQNKKLFRVFCTEGRPDRTGLRLSNELAKLDVPVKLLIDSAVAYTMDEVDMVFVGADGVVESGGIINMMGTYQIALVAHSMNKPVYVAAESYKFARLYPLDQKDLAPALRPIDFGVPIPSKVEVETSARDYTPPRYLTLLFTDLGVLTPSVVSDELIQLYL